One part of the Aurantibacillus circumpalustris genome encodes these proteins:
- the kdpA gene encoding potassium-transporting ATPase subunit KdpA — protein sequence MNTEILGVILMYVLVVTMAIPLGRYIGKIFNYENTWLDKILNPLDKLFFKLSGIDPTKEMNWKQHLVALLTINGVWFIISMFVLTNMSWLPLNPDANPSMSADLAFNTSVSFVTNTNLQHYSGESGLSYLGQLILMLWQFISAGTGIAICAVVFIAMKERTASTLGNFYSLFVRSCTRILLPIAFIVAIILAFNGTPMTFEGKDTMITMQGDTVQVSRGPVAAFVAPKQIGTNGGGFYGPNSTHPLENPNYLTNMVETISIFLIPIAMVFAMGYVLRRRKLAWTIFGVMTIGFLLLVIPSIMNEMNGNPAIEKMGIAQSFGSMEGKEIRFGSAASAYWAINTTVTSNGSVNAMHDSMTPLTGMFTMLGMMINSFYGGVGFLNFYIFIILAVFVSGLMVGRTPEFLGKKIEAKEMKIAMVIALLHPFLILAGTAVSSFLYAGNPTEYAGWLANPGHHGFSEMLYEFSSSSANNGSGFEGLGDNTPFWNIACGLVMLFARYLPIIGPVAIAGILASKKYIPESNGTLKTDTSTFGLMVFAVIVIVAALAFFPALTLGPIAEYFSLY from the coding sequence ATGAATACAGAAATACTTGGAGTGATCCTTATGTACGTGTTGGTTGTAACAATGGCTATTCCACTCGGTCGATACATCGGCAAAATTTTCAACTACGAAAATACCTGGCTCGATAAAATACTCAATCCGCTAGATAAATTGTTTTTTAAACTAAGTGGTATTGACCCAACCAAGGAAATGAACTGGAAACAACATTTAGTAGCCTTGCTTACTATCAATGGTGTTTGGTTTATTATATCCATGTTTGTGCTTACAAATATGAGTTGGTTGCCTTTAAACCCTGATGCCAATCCCTCTATGAGTGCCGATTTGGCCTTTAATACATCTGTAAGTTTTGTTACCAACACCAACTTACAGCATTACTCGGGCGAAAGTGGGCTTTCTTATTTAGGTCAGCTTATTTTAATGCTTTGGCAATTTATTAGTGCCGGAACAGGTATTGCAATTTGTGCAGTAGTTTTTATAGCGATGAAAGAAAGAACAGCAAGCACACTTGGTAATTTTTACAGTTTGTTTGTTCGCAGTTGTACCAGAATTTTATTGCCAATCGCTTTTATAGTTGCTATAATTTTAGCGTTTAATGGCACCCCCATGACATTTGAAGGAAAGGACACTATGATTACAATGCAAGGTGATACGGTTCAGGTAAGTCGTGGACCGGTTGCAGCTTTTGTTGCACCAAAACAAATTGGAACCAATGGTGGTGGTTTTTATGGCCCTAATTCAACACATCCTTTAGAAAATCCCAATTATCTAACAAACATGGTTGAAACGATTTCTATTTTTTTAATTCCTATTGCTATGGTCTTTGCAATGGGTTATGTTTTGAGAAGAAGAAAATTGGCATGGACAATTTTTGGAGTAATGACAATCGGTTTTCTATTATTAGTAATTCCTTCTATAATGAATGAAATGAATGGAAATCCGGCCATCGAAAAAATGGGCATTGCACAATCGTTTGGAAGTATGGAAGGTAAAGAAATTCGCTTTGGTTCAGCAGCTTCAGCCTATTGGGCAATTAACACAACCGTTACTAGTAACGGATCGGTAAACGCTATGCACGATAGTATGACGCCACTTACCGGCATGTTTACGATGCTCGGCATGATGATAAACTCTTTTTATGGTGGCGTTGGTTTCTTGAACTTTTACATCTTTATTATACTGGCTGTATTTGTGAGCGGATTAATGGTGGGAAGAACCCCTGAATTTCTCGGTAAAAAAATAGAAGCCAAAGAAATGAAAATTGCGATGGTGATAGCGCTCTTGCATCCATTTTTAATTCTTGCGGGTACAGCTGTTTCAAGTTTCTTATACGCTGGCAATCCAACAGAATATGCGGGCTGGTTAGCCAATCCGGGCCATCATGGCTTTAGTGAAATGCTGTATGAATTTAGTTCATCAAGTGCCAACAACGGCAGTGGTTTTGAAGGACTAGGAGACAATACTCCGTTTTGGAATATCGCTTGTGGATTGGTAATGCTATTCGCAAGGTATCTTCCTATCATTGGTCCTGTTGCCATTGCAGGAATTCTAGCAAGTAAAAAATATATCCCTGAAAGTAACGGTACTTTAAAAACAGATACGTCTACCTTTGGCTTAATGGTATTTGCTGTAATTGTTATTGTGGCTGCACTTGCATTCTTCCCTGCGCTTACCTTAGGCCCGATAGCCGAATATTTTTCACTGTATTAA
- the kdpF gene encoding K(+)-transporting ATPase subunit F: MTALFIIAIAVFGYMCYVLLKPEKF, translated from the coding sequence ATGACCGCATTATTTATTATCGCAATTGCAGTTTTCGGCTATATGTGCTATGTACTGCTTAAACCTGAAAAATTTTAA
- a CDS encoding DUF7674 family protein: MNALAELLKIKADFLLKNKLIKENEILEILGNELPEINQELEKLSSRQNIYSAIKCFAEFTKQLIKKGNLSEVKHCFNVAEKMLLEGNKTVKNAIENVYIFSMSSVLGFTSPMSYKIKGIMNKGLLNEYNRQAYASGI; encoded by the coding sequence ATGAACGCATTAGCTGAATTACTCAAAATAAAAGCGGATTTCTTACTCAAAAACAAGCTTATTAAAGAAAATGAGATTCTTGAGATTCTGGGAAATGAATTACCCGAAATAAATCAGGAATTAGAAAAATTATCCAGTCGGCAGAATATTTATTCTGCAATTAAGTGTTTCGCTGAATTTACGAAACAACTCATAAAAAAGGGAAACTTAAGTGAGGTAAAACATTGCTTTAATGTGGCAGAAAAAATGTTGCTGGAAGGAAACAAAACCGTGAAGAATGCAATTGAGAACGTTTATATTTTTTCAATGTCCTCTGTTCTCGGTTTTACCAGCCCGATGAGTTATAAAATCAAAGGGATTATGAACAAAGGGCTATTGAACGAATATAATAGGCAGGCTTACGCTAGTGGTATATAA